A part of Neovison vison isolate M4711 chromosome 8, ASM_NN_V1, whole genome shotgun sequence genomic DNA contains:
- the MRPS26 gene encoding 28S ribosomal protein S26, mitochondrial, whose amino-acid sequence MLRALRVLGRGSPGGPPAPLLLPVRGRKTRYDPPAKSKVGRVTTPPAVDPVEFFLLTERYRQYRQTVRALRLEFVSEVRKKVHEARAGVLAERKALQDATEHRDLMAWNQAENQRLLELRLARLRQEAREQEQRLAEEKARRALEAQAWAQLKEQEVLQLQEEAKNFITPENLEARVEEALDSPKSYNWAITREGLVVRPQHKGS is encoded by the exons ATGCTACGCGCGCTGCGAGTCCTGGGCCGGGGGTCCCCGGGCGGACCACCGGCCCCGCTACTGTTGCCGGTGCGCGGCCGGAAGACCCGCTACGACCCTCCAGCCAAGTCCAAGGTCGGTCGCGTGACGACCCCGCCCGCGGTGGATCCTGTAGAATTCTTCTTGCTGACGGAGCGTTACCGGCAGTACCGCCAGACGGTGCGCGCCCTCAG GCTGGAGTTCGTGTCCGAGGTGCGGAAGAAGGTGCACGAGGCCCGGGCTGGGGTCCTGGCGGAGCGCAAGGCGCTGCAAGATGCTACCGAGCACCGCGACCTGATGGCCTGGAACCAGGCAGAGAACCAGCGGCTGCTCGAGCTGCG gttAGCGAGGCTGCGGCAGGAGGCGCGGGAGCAGGAGCAGCGGCTAGCGGAGGAGAAAGCCCGGCGGGCCCTAGAGGCGCAGGCCTGGGCGCAGCTCAAGGAGCAGGAAGTGCTGCAGCTGCAG GAGGAAGCAAAAAATTTCATCACCCCAGAGAACCTGGAGGCACGGGTGGAAGAAGCTTTGGACTCACCAAAGAGCTACAACTGGGCCATCACCAGAGAGGGGCTGGTGGTCAGGCCACAGCACAAGGGCTCTTAA
- the LOC122916209 gene encoding progonadoliberin-2, with translation MASCTLGFLLLLLLTVHPGSSKAQHWSHGWYPGGKRASSSAEHPQQAPRLLASSPDQTAQTLPSDALAPPENSVPWESRTTGWWPLRWKQHLVQTLLVSIGRGQAWPSRGHCV, from the exons ATGGCCAGCTGCACACTAGGCTttctgctactgctgctgctcaCCGTCCACCCTGGATCCTCGAAGGCCCAGCACTGGTCCCATGGCTGGTACCCTGGAGGAAAACGAGCTTCCAGCTCAGCCGAGCACCCCCAGCAGGCCCCAAGGCTCCTAG CAAGCAGCCCAGACCAGACTGCCCAAACCCTTCCAAGCGACGCCCTGGCTCCCCCTGAGAACAGTGTGCCCTGGGAGAGCAGAACCACAGGCTGGTGGCCCCTCCGCTGGAAGCAGCACCTGGTACAGACACTGCTGGTAAGTATAGGGAGGGGCCAGGCATGGCCCAGTAGGGGCCACTGCGTCTAA